The following DNA comes from Streptomyces sp. NBC_00690.
GGACCGTACTGGATCGGGGTCGCCGTCATCGGCCCCACCGGTCGGCTCACCTCCGCGGACTCCGGGGCCCGGCAACTGTTCGAGGAGCTCTCCGAGACGCAGTACCGCCCCGCCGGAGTACCGACCGCACTGGTCTACCTCTCCGAGCGAGCCCGCACCCACGCGACCTCCGGGAAGGCGGGTTCCCACGCCTGGACCCGGCTGCGCCGCCCCAACGGTCAGTGGCTCTCCGTCCATGCCTCGCTGCTCGACGAGTGCCCGCGGGGCAGCGTCGCCCTGGTCGCCCAGCCCGCGAGCCCGGTCGAGGTCATCCCGCTGTCCCTGCTGGCCCACCGGTTCTCCCCCCGCGAGCAGGATGTGGTCCTTCAGGCAGTACGGGGTTTGAGCACCAGGGACATAGCCCAGCGGCTCTTCCTGAGCCCGGCCACCGTCCAGGACCACCTGAAGTCGGCCTTCACCAAGACCGGCGTACGCAGCCGCCGCGAACTCGTCGCACTCCTCGCGGCCCCGTACAACGCCGGACTCGGCCGCCCCCCGGCCTGACGCCCCGCCCGACCATCCCCGCCCCAGCTCTACCCACCTCACCCCGAAACCCGGCACGAGCCCGGACAGCACGAAAGCCCCGGGCCGTTGAACTGGGGCTGTGCCGAGGAACGGTCTACAACAGGTTGTCTCCGTACAGCAGGGAAGAGGTCGTCGATCCCTCCCCCGTTACCTTTTTCGTGGCCCTGCAATGGGGCGCCTGGCCTCCGAACCCGGTATGGCTGTGTGCCCCCTGTCGAAGTGGATGACCTCGGGGGTGTTGCCGCCGGGCTTCGAGGCACCGCTTGACCGCTGATGAGGGGCCTGACGACCACCTGGCCCGGCACAACGCCGGATCTGTTCAACGGGTGGGGATGTCCGCGTAACGTGGTTGCCGGCGTGTGGTGCCGCGGGGACGGCCAGGAGTTGAGCAGAGCGAGAGGCGAGAGGCACGCGCACATGGTCGACACCACCGCGATAGATCTCTTCCTCGGCCTGGACCTGGGCAAGGAGTTCCACCACGCCCATGGCCGCACCGGGGACGGCAGAACCGTGCACGACAAACGGCTACCGAACACCGAGCGGAAACTGCTGGAACTGTTCAACAGGCCGGTGGAGAAGTTCGGCACCCTGCTGGTGGTCGTGGACCAGGTCGCCAACATCGGCGCTCTGCCACTGACGGTGGCCCGTGCGGCGGGCTGCCGGGTCGCCTGTCTGCCCGGACTGTCGATGCGGCGGGCCGCCGACCTCTACCCTGGCGAGGCCGAGACCGATGCCCGCGACGCCTTCGTGATCGCCGAGACGGCCCGCACGATGCCGCACACCTTGCATGCATCGACCGGGACGAGGAGATACTGGCCGCGCTGACCATGCCCACCGGCTACGACAACGACCTCACAGGGGAGGTCAACCGCACCGCCGACCGGCTGCGCGGCCTGCTCTCCCAGATCCACCCCTCCCTGGAACGTGTTCTGGGCAAGCGCCTGGCCTACCCCTACATCCAGGCACTCCTGACCCGGCACGGCTCTCCCGCGAAGATCAGGAAGCTGGGGCGGGCCAGGGCGAGGCCCTACTCAAGGCGCACGGCTCGCGCAAGGCCCATCACCTCACCAGCGAGATCTTCGAGGCGCTGGACGAGCAGACCCTCGTCGTCCCGGCCACCGAAACCTCCGCGCTGATCATTCCGGGGCTGGCCGCCCAGCTCGGCGCCGCCCATGCCCAGCGCCGGCAGGCCGAGCAGGAGATCGCCGCCCTGCTGGAGAGACCCTCCCTCTCTTCCGCCTCCTGACGTCGCCGCCCGGCATGGGCGTCAGGACTTCCGCCGCCGTGATCGTGGCGATCGGAGACGGCACCACCTTCCCCACCGCCGGACACCTGGCCTCCTACTCCGGGCTGGCTCCGGCCACCAAGTCCTCGGGCACCTCGATCCGCGGTGAGCACGCACCCCACCGGGGCAACCGGCTCATCAAACGGGCCCTGTTCCAAGCCGCGTTCGCCGCGATCGGCTGCAAGAGCGACCCGTCTTCCCGGATCTACTACGACCACCAGCGCGCCCGCGGCAAGACCCACACCCAGGCCGTGCTCCGCCTCGCCCGGCAACGGGTCAACGTCATCCACGCGATGATCCGCACCGGCAGTTACTACGAACCCCGCACCCTCGCCCTCGCGGCCTGACAACCCGCCCACCCTGCCTGCTCCAGCGCACCGCACCCGACCCGCCGGGAACCCCGACGAATCCACCCCACCGGGGTTGACGAAACAGATAGGGGCACCCCCCGCAAACCTGGGATGTCACCGGTCGCCGCCGAATGGGAAAGTCTGTCCCGGTGCCACCACCCCTGCAACGGGGTCCGCCGCCCCGCACCCATGACACCTCCCCGGCAGAGGAGTTCCCGCCCCATGCCACGTGCCCCTCACCCCGGAGTCCCCGCCGACCGGCCAGACCCCCGCCCGTCCTGCCGCACCGCCGACGGGGCCCGGCCACCCGAGGGTGACCGGGCCACTCGTACGGGAGCCCTCGCGCCGTGCCCCAAGGGCTCCGGACCGAAACCAGAATCGAAGGCGGTACGGCCATGCGGACTACTCACTGCCCGCCCGGCCGGTCACGCTACTGTGCCGCCGTCAGTTCCAGGGGTTGGCCTGCTGGTCGTTGATGGCGGTCCAGAAGCGGGCGTTGGGGGCAATGTTGCCGTATGCCCAGAAGCTCCACCCGCCGACGTTCTCCAGGTCCGCACCGTAGCGGCCGTCGTGGAACTCGGCCTGGCGCCAGCCGATGCCGAAGGCCGCCGAGCAGACGCTGTTGGCCGCGGCCTGGCTGTTCAGCCGGGAGCCCTTCACCGACGGGCTGAGCGCGACGGTGCCGCCGGCCCAACCGTTGTAGAAGCCCAGGCTGATGCCCTCCGGCGCCGGGCTGCCGTCCACGTTGATGCAGAGGACCGGCAGCGAGACGGACGGAAGGGTGTCGCCGTTGTACGGGTCGCTCGGCGTCAGGTGCGCCGGACCGCCGACCCGGACGGTCCCGTCGGGGCCTGTGCCCAGCGTCTGCCAGGTCATCCCCTTGTGGGTCGCCGGCCCGGCGGCCTGCGCGGTGCTCACCGAGAGGGGAACCAGGGCCAGGCCGAGGGCGACGGCCAGGGCTGCGGCCCGCTTCATACGCTTCATACGACTGCTCCTTGAGTGTGAGGGAGCCGGCCCTTGCGGGGCCAGTGGAAGAAGACTCCCAAGCAGCTGCACGAAGTTGACACGATTCCGTCACCGAGTGGTCACGGGGTTCGAAAGCACCGAGTCGGCTCGATGTCGGCCAACTACGAGAGGGACACATGGAGTTCAGGATTCTGGGGCCACTGGAAGTGTGGACCGACGACGGAAGGCGGGCCCGGACGGAAGGGGCCAAGCAGGAGCGGATGCTCGCCGTCCTGCTGCTGAACGCCGGCGCCGTCGTCCCGGTGGCCCGACTGGTCGACGCGGTCTGGGACGACGAACCGCCGGCCACGGCGCACCGCCAGGTGCGGAACCTGGCAGGGCTGCTGCGGCGCAAGCTCGCCACCGCCCAGGACGGGCCGCCGGCGCTGCTCACCGACGGACCCGGCTACCGGATCGCACCGGACGGTCACCAGGTGGACGCCCGGACCTTCGCCCACCGGGTGTCGGTGGCGCGCCAACTGGCCGAGCACGGTGAACCCGTCGCCGCCGTAAAGGAGTTCCGCTCTGCGCTGGGCCTGTGGCGCGGCCCGGTGCTGGACGGGCTGTCCGGCAGCCTGCTGGCCGCCGGTTCGGTGGCACTGAACGAGCTTCGACTCACCGCTTGGGAGAACTGCCTCGACCTGGAGGCCGAACTGGGCCGGCACCGCCAGATCGTCCCGGAACTGACCGCACTGGTCGCCGAACACCCGCTCCGGGACCGCTTCGTGTCACAGCTCGTCCGGGCCCTGCACCGGGCGGGCCGACAGGCCGACGGGCTCGCCGCCTACGGCCGGTTCGCCCGACGGCTGGCCGACGAACTGGGCCTCGACCCCGGCCCTGAACTCCAGCTCCTGCAAAGGGAGTTACTGAAGGGCGGCCCCGTCCCGGCCGCCCCCTCGACCCGCCCCCGGCAGCAGGCCCCCAGGCCCGCCCAACTGCCGCCCGCACTGGCCACCTTCGTCGGACGGAGAGCGGAACTCGGCGCCCTGGACGGCGGCCTCGCCGGCCCGGCCGTCGCCGCCGGCATCGACGTGGTGACCGGCGGCGCCGGGACGGGCAAGACCGTCCTCGCCGTTCACTGGGCCCACCAGGTCCGCGAGCACTTCCCTGACGGCCAGCTCTACGTCAACCTGCGCGGGTACGCCTTCGGCCCGCCGCTGGCCCCGTACGAGGCGCTGGCCCGCTTCCTGCGGGCCCTCAACACCGACCCCGAGCGGATACCTGGCACCATCGACGAGAGCGCCGCACTGTACCGGTCGCTGCTCGCCGACCGCAGGGTTCTGGTACTGCTCGACAATGCCCACAACGCCGAGCAGGTCCGGCCGCTACTGCCCGGCTCCGCGGGCTCGCTGGCCCTGGTGACCAGTCGGAACGGGCTGGCCGGGCTCACCGCCTGCGACGGCGCCCGGCGGCTGGTGCTCGATGTACTCCCCCAGCCCGAGGCCGTCGAACTGCTCGCCCGGATCACCGGAGCCGACCGCACCCGCGCCGAACCCCGCGCCGCCGCCGAACTCGCCGCCGCCTGCGGCCACCTGCCGCTCGCCCTCGGCATCGCCGCGGGCCGCCTCGCGGAACGACCCCACCGCACCCTGGCGGAACACGCAGCCGAACTGCACAACTCAGAAAGTCGCCTGACGGCTCTTCAGATCGACGGCGACGCCACCTCCGCCCTCCGGGTGGCCTTCGACCTCTCCTACCGCGCCCTGCAACCCGCCCCCCAACGGCTCTTCCGACTACTCGGCCTGGCCCCCGACAGCTGCATCAGCACGGCCGCGGCCGCCGCGCTCTCCGGCTCGGCCACCGCCGGGACCAGGCCGGTACTCGAACATCTCGCCGCCGCCCACCTGGTCAACCCCGCCGGACCGGACCGCTACCGCCTGCACGACCTGCTGCGCTGCTACGCCGCCGAACGCGCCACCGCCGAAACCGGCCCCGCCGAACGCGCCGCCGCCCGGGAACGCCTCTGTTCCTGGTACCTGCACCACGCGGAGGCGGCGGCACGCCTGCTCACCCCGCAGTGCCAGCGCCTGCCGCTCACCGCCGTGGGCCCCTGGTACGAGCCGGCGAATTTCACCACCCCGGCCGAGGCGCGGCGGTGGTGCGAGATCGAGCACTCCCACCTGCTGGAGATCGTCCGGTACGCCGCCGAGCACGGCCTCGACGGCCACGCCGGGCAGCTGCCCGTGGTGCCCTGGAGCCACTTCCAGGCTGACCCGTACCCTGCGGACCGAGTGGAGGCGGACCGGTCGGCGGTCGCGACGGCACGCCGGACCGGCGACCGCAGCGGCGAGGGCCACACCCGCAACAATCTGGCCACCACCCTGAGCGTGCAGGGCCGGTACGAACCCGCCCTAGGCGAACTGCCCACGGCCCGGGCGCTGCTGGCTCGGTCGGCAACCGCGCGGGCGAAGCCCACATGGTCGGGAACCTGGGCGAGCAGCGCCTGCTCAGCGAGCAGTACGAGGCCACCACCGCCTACCTTCGCGAGACCCTCGCGATGCCGCGGGAACTCTGGGACTTTTCTGAGACTTCCGGCTGCATCAACGAGCATGACCAAAACAATCGAAAGAGTATTTACACAGGTCAGCAGCTCGGCACCAGCAAACACAGCAGGTCACGGGGCCGCCTGGTCTCTTCCGGGACATCTGATCGGAACCACCAGGCTCGGTGCATCACTCATTGTCGCCCCATCGCCTTAAGAAGGGGCGGCGCTACACATGCAGCCCTGCCGGATGACGGCTACATCCACCCTTCACGCGGAGTGGAGGCCCCTGCTCGGCCGACGACCAACACCGAACCCTGACGCTCGCCCGAGCCCTCCTTCTCTTGATGCCCATATGACGCTCGGGCCCCGGAAATCGCCGCAATCGCGCCCGTCAGACGGCCTCTGACCTGCACTTACCTTCAACCAGACCCAAGCCGACGTCTCCTCGATGACGCATCACGTGGAGCGCGTGGTCCTGTCACGCGCCCAATCGACCGAGGCGACGCCTCCGCCCAACCGTCGCTTCGCCACAGAACCAAGATCCGGACCATACGCGGGCCAAGTTCCGGTCGATGACGGACGGAACCAGCATTCCTGCTGGTCAGCCAGGTGAACATCCTGTACCACCAGCAGACGAAAAATCTTCTCGTGTCGTACTCACCCAGGAAGTTGGGCTTCTTCTAGGAGCCTACGAGAAGGCGCCTGACCTGGGCTTTCCCTCGTCAGGCGCCTTTCGTTCCACCCTCCCACGGATGAGCCCGTTTTACGTCGTAGCTCCCAGTTCCTCCCGCACCCGTCCCACCTCTGACCAGCTGTTCCGGACCAGTCACGGACCAAAACCCGACTCATGCGTCAGGTGTCGCGCCGTGGGTGATGCGGTCCCACTCGCCCTGCTCATTCTCGCCCCATCGTGCAACTGGCCAGAGAATCCGGCCAACGGCCAGAGTCCCTACGTAAAAAGGCGCCAATCTACGCATCGCGAAGGGATCTGACAGGGAGGATCGGACCGGTTCATCATGAACTCTTCATCCTTCAGTGACAGGGTCGGGAACACGCAAGTCTGCTGCCACCAGGTGTTCTTCGGGGTGTCAAAGGTCGACTTGCCCGGGAGAGATCTTCAAGCCCTTCCGGAGCTTTATCCGTCTGCCCTGAGCGAATGACGAAAGGGCTCCACTGGATCGCCTGCAACCTGGAGGGAACGGACAACTCGCAGCGGCATTAGAGGACCCGACCCTGGTGGTCCTGGACACCCAGAGTGTTCATGTGGCCGCTGGGGTCCCCGCTTCCACGACCGGCCATGATCCGGCCAAGCGGGGTGTCCGGCCGCAAGCGCGGCTTGGCCGTGGATGTCCCTCGGCCTGGTCATTGCGGTCGTCGTCCTCGCCGCGAACACCCACGACAACGCCGCGGGCATCGTCCTGCTGGACCGGGTCGTCGAGCACGCCGGCGACACCGTCCACAAAGCCCTGGTTGACCAGGCTTCAAGAACCAGGTCGTCATGCACGGTGCCGGCCTGGGGGTCGATGTCGAGATCGTCGCACGCGACCCGCAGATCAAGGGGTTCGTGCCGCAGCCGATGCGGTGGAGGGTCGAGCAGGCCTACGGGATCCTGACACTGCACCGGCGCCAGGTCCGCGACTACGAGCACCGCCCCTCTTCCTCCGCCTCCCGCGTCTACTGGGCGATGACCCACGTTATGATCCGACGCCTCACCGGCACGAACACCCCCACCTGGCGCGAAGAACGGGCGGTAACAGCGTGAACATCCAGCCCTTGCTCGACGCTCTGGACCTTCAGGAAGACGCCGCCCGGGCCGTGGCCGACGGCCTCCGTGCACAGATCGACGACGTGCAGAGCCGGTTGCGGGAGGCCGAGACCCACCTGGAGCACCTCGCGATCACCCGCAAGACCGTCACCGGCCTCGCCGACCGGCTTCCGGCTGTCGCGCCGGACCTGCCAGAGCACCCGGACTACCCCCGCATCCTCGACGCCTTCAACCACGCGACCGGGCCGCTACGGGCCAAGGACGTCTGCGAAGCCCTTGGCCACGAACTGTTGCCGAAGAACGTAGAAGGCACCCGCGCCAAGATGAAACGCCTGGTCAAACTCGGCATCCTCACCGAGGCCGGCACCGGAAACTTCGCGAGAAAGCCGTAGCCGGACACCTATGTCCAGCAATCGCTGGCCACAATCTGGCGTGCGTACTGGTCCTCCGGGGCGATGTCCGCAACTACCTTCTGCGCTTCTCGCACCCGACCCGTCTCGCACATCAGTCGAACAAGGATGTAGAGGGCGCCACGGTCGCCGTCTTCGGCGCGGTCACACAGCGCCGCCTCCATACCCCGCTCTCGAAGCGATCTGTTGAGTCTTCGTCGTGCGTGGCTATCCGTGAGGGCGCGCTCCGTAAGTTCCGAAATCCGTTCCGCTCGGGCCAGCAGATCCATGTGCCACAGATGGTTGTCGTGCATGTCTGGATCGTCGGAGAAGCATTCGGCGTGGGCCCTTACCAGCGCGATCGCCTCGTCCCAATCTTGAAGCGCTTCCGCCGCCCGAGCTCGCTCCGACCAGTCCACAAGACGAGTATCGCCTGTGGCCCCACCGAACAGCGCCTTTCGAAGTATCCGCTGATGAGCGCCCTTCAAGACAAGACACGGTCCAGTGCCCACGAACCGCCCTCTGACGGCCCAGCAGTACCTCGGCGCGGGCGGAGGGTGCACGGGCCAGGAGGCCGGAGGCGCTCTGCTCGGGGGATCGTGAGGTTCACGTGCTTGTTCGCCTTGATCGCCCGGCGGATGTCCGCTTCCACACCGCTCCTGCTGGAGAACTACCCCCAAGGTGTCTCAGGAGGCGCAGCTCCTGTAGCCGCAGCGGCCGCTCAGAGGTGGCCGTCCAGGAACATCCGTACCTCGGTGATGGTCATGGGCCCCGTGCCGTGCGACACCGCTTCTCCCTCCTTCAGCAGGACGCAGGACGGGGCTCCGGTGATTCCGTATCGCTCGGTTGCGGCCGGACAACGCGTGATGTCGACGCGGACGGCCGTCAGGCGGCCCGTGTACTCGTCGGCGATGGCACCCACGACGAGGTCCATCACCCGGCAGGGCTCGATCGCCTTGGCCCATGTCCCGGTGAAGTATGCAAGGACCGGAAATCCGCTCATCCCAAGGATGAAATTGAACTCCGCGTCCTCACGGGGTCGGTGAACCCGGTTCGCCATGGAAGCTCCTGACCTCGCGTTCCGTCATTCATCCCCATCATGCCTCGCGCGGTGTGCCGGGCCGGACCGGTCGGTCGGTTGACCTTGTCGGAAGGGAGGCACGGGACCGTCGTAGCACAACGCTAGTCCCGTGCCCCGGCCCTGGTGACCCGGCCTGGCCGCCCCTGGAAAGTGCCGCTCGACGTCGCCTAGATCGACGGCCTCTCGCAAATACGCCTCGGCCCATGCCTGATCCCCAACCTCCTTCCGCATCCGAGCCAGTCTGATGAAGGCATTGGTGTCGCCTTGCTCCACGGCCTGCCGATAGAGCGCCTCAGCCCCCTCCCGATCACCAGCCTCCTCCCGCATCCAAGCGAGGCTGACCAATGCCTCGATGTCGCCTAGCTCCGCTGCCTGTCGAGCCAGCGCTTCGGCTCCTTCCCGATCCCCAGCCCTCCCCCGCTTCCAGGCCACATGGGTGAGTGCTTGGGCGCTGCCCTGTTTGGCGGCGTATTGGTTGAGGTGGTGGGCCCATTGGAGGCGGTGTCGGTGCTCGGCCGCTTCGGCGAGACGTTCGAGGTCGTCGGGGTGGGTGATGTGGGTGTGGGCAGCGTGCCAGAAGGAGGCGGGTGAGGCATAGGCGACCGCGGGTGGCGCGGCCGTGTTGTTCGAGGTAGTCGGCGAGGCGGAACACTGGCCCCCATGCTGTGGAGGCGTGGTGGCGGGGGGTTTCGGCGCGCCGGGTGGGCATCGCTGGGGGCACAAGTTCGCCCGGTGCAAGGGGGCTTCCTTGCCGTGGACCGGTTCAGCGAGTTCGGCGAAGGCCCGTTCCGCCCAGTCCTCCGTGATTCGGCTTCAGTCGGTGTCAGTGAGGTAGTCGGTGGCCGCGTCGGTGAGGAAGGTCTGCGGGAGGTGGAGACCGGCTCCGAGGCGGCGGGCGTCCATTGCGGCTTCGAGCAGGGCGCGGGTTGGCGGGGTGCCGTGGTGGTAGCGGTTGAGGAGTTCGGGTGCTCCGGCGAGGTCTTGGGCGACCCGCCCGTCGGCCCGGCCCCGTTACAGGGCTTCGGCCAGCAGTCCGTCGCCCTTGTG
Coding sequences within:
- a CDS encoding AfsR/SARP family transcriptional regulator produces the protein MEFRILGPLEVWTDDGRRARTEGAKQERMLAVLLLNAGAVVPVARLVDAVWDDEPPATAHRQVRNLAGLLRRKLATAQDGPPALLTDGPGYRIAPDGHQVDARTFAHRVSVARQLAEHGEPVAAVKEFRSALGLWRGPVLDGLSGSLLAAGSVALNELRLTAWENCLDLEAELGRHRQIVPELTALVAEHPLRDRFVSQLVRALHRAGRQADGLAAYGRFARRLADELGLDPGPELQLLQRELLKGGPVPAAPSTRPRQQAPRPAQLPPALATFVGRRAELGALDGGLAGPAVAAGIDVVTGGAGTGKTVLAVHWAHQVREHFPDGQLYVNLRGYAFGPPLAPYEALARFLRALNTDPERIPGTIDESAALYRSLLADRRVLVLLDNAHNAEQVRPLLPGSAGSLALVTSRNGLAGLTACDGARRLVLDVLPQPEAVELLARITGADRTRAEPRAAAELAAACGHLPLALGIAAGRLAERPHRTLAEHAAELHNSESRLTALQIDGDATSALRVAFDLSYRALQPAPQRLFRLLGLAPDSCISTAAAAALSGSATAGTRPVLEHLAAAHLVNPAGPDRYRLHDLLRCYAAERATAETGPAERAAARERLCSWYLHHAEAAARLLTPQCQRLPLTAVGPWYEPANFTTPAEARRWCEIEHSHLLEIVRYAAEHGLDGHAGQLPVVPWSHFQADPYPADRVEADRSAVATARRTGDRSGEGHTRNNLATTLSVQGRYEPALGELPTARALLARSATARAKPTWSGTWASSACSASSTRPPPPTFARPSRCRGNSGTFLRLPAASTSMTKTIERVFTQVSSSAPANTAGHGAAWSLPGHLIGTTRLGASLIVAPSP
- a CDS encoding thioredoxin family protein, giving the protein MANRVHRPREDAEFNFILGMSGFPVLAYFTGTWAKAIEPCRVMDLVVGAIADEYTGRLTAVRVDITRCPAATERYGITGAPSCVLLKEGEAVSHGTGPMTITEVRMFLDGHL